The stretch of DNA AGGCATCATATATGGACCGGGTAAGGTTAACCAACCCGGGAGTGTCGCCACCGGAAAGGATCGACCGTTTTGCCTTCTATGAGCGGGCAAAGAGCGCCTTTGCTGTGGTGATGACCGGTGAGACAGCAAAGTACGGGAATATAATCCTTACCAAGGGCGTTACCCCTGTTTAGGATCATAAACGGCACCGGCAATGTTTGCACCCACCGGCTGCTTTAACCCTGCATTATTCCGTATTAATCATGAACAATGTTTGTGGGAGTTTTGTTATATTATTAGTATTCTGGCACATTGTGATTAAGATATTGCAGTTGTGTAGAAAAAATTGATAATTTAAAATCGTGTCGTTATGGATCTTGGTAAAAAGAGATGTAAACCATGTGAAGGGGGTATTCCTCCTTTGAAGCCGGAAGAGATATCAGAATATATGAAACATGTTGACAACGGCTGGAAAGTTTCAGGGGATAAGAAGATATCCAGGGAGTATTCTTTTGTAAATTTCAGGCATACGATGGATTTTGTCAATAAAGTGGCCGGCCTTGCCGATGAAGAAGATCATCATCCTGATATGCTTGTCTCCTATGGCAAGGTGGTTATTGAGTTAACGACGCACGCTATCGGCGGATTGTCGGAAAATGATTTTATACTGGCCTACAAGATTGACAGGTTATAGGTATCAGTGCACATGCCCCGCCATCTCGCGGGGCTCATCATTGCTGCCGCTTCCAACTCCTTCCCTTATTGTCTCCCGCACCTCCCCACAACGAAGCATCATTGATCCGAAATAGGGGTTCAGTATTTCTTCAAATTCACTCAGCCAGTATGCACCCCTGT from Marinilabiliales bacterium encodes:
- a CDS encoding 4a-hydroxytetrahydrobiopterin dehydratase, translated to MDLGKKRCKPCEGGIPPLKPEEISEYMKHVDNGWKVSGDKKISREYSFVNFRHTMDFVNKVAGLADEEDHHPDMLVSYGKVVIELTTHAIGGLSENDFILAYKIDRL